A portion of the Mytilus galloprovincialis chromosome 12, xbMytGall1.hap1.1, whole genome shotgun sequence genome contains these proteins:
- the LOC143055004 gene encoding uncharacterized protein LOC143055004, producing MEYKYDEDSELNLKDYFDKYKNKLPQLAIITGGVYGKTKFDDVASDQVVRLHRYITQKCVMAKRSTTREQFFSIPVDSDLKFQVVKGRNKLGPEENFKTILKNNKLPVFVNFTSSRKHNDITVGPEGTAQLLITEEFNEYYFQGHCLLDGYIKPDDTTTIIVIPDITIVNIDGIVDQTKEKFQEYLKKMDEQVKSITKFNDHDFDTEIRIIEEKKEASKTSTDADSGEDYDYIEPPMPAPRKQSSSDEKPKTTSVGRPLPNIPNDKETPSLPPRGPLPLPPSNEVPDKKEQKKHRPYENNNVQHVNPIVKCEENEAIYEPDIYGDDDSLDGHAVFDVTSQMKSPKVDNTQNDNEVGNDAHDIGNKNISDVVDILTKLKLEKYSELFEEDMVDGMTLKNFSEGELKEEYKMRHAEAVRLMNYVRHGHIPK from the exons ATGGAGTACAAATATGATGAAGATTCAGAATTGAATCTGAAGGACTACTTTGATAAATACAAGAACAAACTCCCCCAGTTGGCCATAATTACTGGTGGAGTTTATGGGAAGACAAAATTCGATGATGTCGCCTCTGATCAG GTTGTACGTCTCCATCGttacataacacagaaatgtGTAATGGCCAAGCGATCAACGACAAGGGAACAGTTCTTCAGTATACCAGTAGATTCAGACTTAAAGTTTCAGGTTGTAAAGGGACGTAACAAGT TGGGACCAGAAGAGAACTTTAAAACCATCCTTAAAAACAACAAACTTCCAGTTTTTGTGAATTTTACCTCCTCTCGAAAACATAATGATATTACTGTTGGACCTGAGGGTACTGCCCAGTTACTCATCACAGAGGAGTTCAACGAGTATTACTTTCAAGGACACTGTTTATTGGACG GTTATATAAAACCAGACGACACTACTACAATAATTGTAATCCCAGATATCACCATAGTAAATATTGATGGAATTGTAGACCAGACAAAAGAAAAGTTCCAGGAATATCTAAAGAAAATGGACGAGCAAGTCAAATCCATTACTAAATTCAACGATCATGATTTTGACACAG agattCGAATAATTGAGGAAAAGAAAGAAGCGTCAAAAACTAGCACAGACGCAGATTCTGGAGAGGATTACGACTATATTGAACCTCCTATGCCAGCACCAAGAAAACAATCGTCTTCTGATGAGAAGCCAAAAACTACTTCTGTTGGACGACCGCTTCCAAATATACCAAATGATAAAGAAACGCCATCTTTACCACCACGTGGACCACTTCCGTTACCACCATCAAATGAAGTACCGGATAAAAAAGAACAGAAGAAACACAGACCTTACGAAAATAACAATGTGCAACATGTAAACCCTATTGTGAAATGTGAAGAAAATGAAGCAATTTATGAACCGGATATATATGGAGATGATGATTCGTTAGACGGTCATGCTGTGTTTGATGTGACGTCTCAAATGAAATCACCCAAAGTAGACAATACGCAAAACGATAATGAGGTCGGTAATGACGCTCATGACATTGGCAATAAAAACATTTCTGATGTCGTTGACATACTTACTAAACTGAAACTGGAAAAATATTCGGAACTGTTTGAAGAAGACATGGTAGATGGGATGACACTGAAGAACTTTTCAGAAGGGGAGTTAAAAGAAGAATACAAAATGCGACATGCCGAGGCGGTGCGTCTGATGAACTATGTACGACATGGGCATATCCCAAAGtag